One Gimesia aquarii DNA segment encodes these proteins:
- a CDS encoding lysylphosphatidylglycerol synthase transmembrane domain-containing protein, which produces MIKLTVGVIITVACLAAAVWGIDVEQIKASFRDANFWTLPILLLILFVFYWLKALRWGMLLEPIKPLSAKQVTPAMMIGFMGNNILPAHLGEFLRVYVLSKQFQIPKTTVLSTVVLERLFDIIAILCFLGVGVYFAPNLPDDYRTGSIVLAMMTLLAVIFLSAYLIWTDTVIGLFRKIFSYLRFLPEKLTHLVLEMMRSGAHGMASMKSKRLTFGIIWTSFAQWTLNGLSILVALWSFDVQVTPLAAFVVLGVTAFGVTVPSTPGFFGVIQLCFWISLQAFGVSKADAFAASVYYQLSQYIPVTLIGLYFSNREGLKLSEAEKEAEKELDELEGI; this is translated from the coding sequence TTGATCAAGCTGACTGTAGGAGTCATCATTACGGTAGCCTGTCTGGCAGCTGCCGTCTGGGGCATTGATGTTGAGCAAATCAAAGCAAGCTTTCGAGATGCTAACTTCTGGACATTGCCTATCTTACTACTGATACTGTTTGTCTTCTACTGGTTGAAGGCACTACGCTGGGGAATGTTATTGGAACCGATCAAGCCGCTTTCTGCAAAACAAGTCACCCCCGCAATGATGATCGGCTTCATGGGTAACAACATTCTGCCTGCACATCTTGGTGAGTTCTTACGTGTATATGTGCTTAGCAAGCAGTTTCAGATTCCAAAGACAACGGTCTTGTCAACGGTGGTTCTGGAACGACTATTTGATATTATTGCGATTTTGTGTTTCCTGGGAGTCGGGGTTTATTTTGCTCCGAATCTACCGGATGACTATCGAACTGGCAGCATCGTATTAGCAATGATGACTTTATTGGCGGTCATTTTCCTTTCCGCCTATCTAATCTGGACAGATACCGTAATAGGACTATTTAGAAAAATCTTCAGCTATCTACGCTTTCTGCCAGAGAAACTAACACATCTCGTTTTGGAAATGATGAGATCGGGTGCACACGGAATGGCGTCAATGAAAAGTAAACGGTTGACATTCGGGATTATCTGGACTTCGTTTGCACAGTGGACGTTGAACGGGCTGAGTATTCTAGTCGCACTTTGGAGTTTTGATGTCCAAGTGACTCCCCTGGCGGCGTTTGTTGTTCTGGGAGTAACAGCATTTGGTGTGACGGTTCCTTCCACTCCGGGCTTCTTTGGAGTGATTCAACTCTGTTTCTGGATCAGTTTGCAGGCATTTGGGGTTTCCAAGGCCGACGCGTTTGCCGCATCAGTCTATTATCAGCTTTCGCAATATATTCCCGTCACGCTCATCGGATTGTATTTTTCAAATCGTGAAGGTCTGAAATTGAGCGAAGCAGAAAAGGAAGCAGAAAAAGAACTAGATGAGCTTGAAGGTATTTAA
- a CDS encoding acyl carrier protein, with protein MSSIQSEVRDFVAENFLFDENPESLNNNDSFLETGIIDSTGVLELVAFIEDKYSVEVDDDELVPENLDSIDRLITFIESKLKELA; from the coding sequence ATGAGTTCGATACAGTCTGAAGTTCGGGATTTTGTTGCAGAGAATTTTTTGTTCGACGAAAACCCTGAATCTTTAAACAACAATGATTCATTTCTCGAAACAGGTATTATCGATTCAACGGGTGTTCTGGAATTAGTCGCCTTTATTGAGGATAAATATTCTGTAGAAGTCGACGATGACGAATTGGTTCCTGAAAACCTGGACTCAATAGATCGGTTAATCACATTCATTGAATCCAAGCTGAAAGAATTAGCTTAA
- a CDS encoding AAA family ATPase: MSAKAPDSDALKSLLDQKDSKKLGDIASNAVNTEELLASLSMLNLTATGDSEESTNTEELTTDDQISEVPNSTRATAPPSQTEPSEPMHVVGKSEHLSQLFNRVQSLLTGDSDEQHGKFIPQCPETLEDTGLTLDEIERLILKFLLAKGTRTGRQICQQIRLPFGIVDPILKRAKQDQLVAFGGTAEMGDYEFTITELGRERARRFTQECTYFGSAPVSFKDYLRAMEAQSIAKQEATEEDLKEAFSDLIINHKMLDRLGPAVNSGRGMFLFGEAGNGKTSIAERITKAFGSTIWIPRCMGVDGDIIRIFDPGLHEEVTQESDSESLFDLSGIDQRWVQIIRPTVIAGGELTMRELEITQNPQTKICEAPLQLKSNCGTFVIDDFGRQRMPVDELLNRWIVPLEKRYDFLNLPSGKKIQVPFDQLIIFSTNLEPKDLVDAAFLRRIPYKIEALDPSEEEFRALFELMAPLMGFQFDETAYQYLVDQHYKAVNRPFRACQPRDLLLQVKNFCVYKQKHKKLTPEAFDFAVENYFSVM; this comes from the coding sequence ATGTCAGCTAAAGCTCCCGATTCTGATGCATTAAAGTCCCTTCTCGATCAGAAGGACTCCAAAAAACTAGGCGATATTGCTTCTAATGCAGTCAATACCGAAGAGTTGCTTGCTTCGTTGAGCATGCTTAACCTGACTGCCACTGGTGATTCTGAAGAGAGCACCAACACAGAAGAATTAACAACAGATGATCAAATTTCTGAAGTCCCAAATAGTACGAGAGCAACAGCGCCTCCGTCGCAAACGGAACCTTCAGAGCCGATGCATGTCGTTGGTAAAAGTGAGCACCTCAGTCAACTGTTCAATCGAGTACAGTCTCTTTTAACGGGAGATTCTGATGAGCAGCATGGGAAGTTCATTCCTCAGTGTCCGGAAACACTGGAAGATACCGGGTTGACACTGGACGAAATTGAGCGTCTGATTCTCAAGTTTTTGCTCGCCAAGGGAACTCGCACGGGGCGGCAAATTTGTCAACAAATCAGACTTCCGTTTGGGATCGTCGATCCGATTCTGAAACGTGCCAAGCAAGACCAGTTGGTAGCCTTCGGTGGTACTGCTGAAATGGGTGATTACGAGTTTACCATTACAGAATTAGGACGCGAACGTGCACGACGATTTACACAAGAGTGCACTTATTTTGGTTCAGCTCCAGTGAGTTTTAAAGATTACCTGCGGGCAATGGAGGCACAGAGCATCGCTAAACAAGAGGCAACGGAAGAGGATTTAAAAGAAGCATTTTCCGACTTGATTATCAACCATAAAATGCTGGATCGCTTGGGGCCCGCTGTTAACTCTGGAAGAGGAATGTTTTTGTTCGGTGAAGCCGGTAATGGTAAAACCAGTATTGCAGAACGAATTACAAAAGCATTCGGATCAACGATCTGGATTCCCCGTTGTATGGGAGTCGATGGAGACATTATACGTATTTTTGATCCCGGTTTGCATGAAGAAGTAACGCAGGAAAGTGATTCTGAAAGCCTTTTTGATCTCTCAGGTATTGATCAACGTTGGGTGCAAATCATTCGTCCGACCGTGATCGCCGGTGGTGAATTAACCATGCGTGAACTGGAAATTACACAAAATCCACAAACAAAAATTTGTGAAGCACCGCTGCAACTGAAAAGTAACTGTGGTACTTTTGTGATTGACGACTTTGGACGTCAGAGAATGCCCGTCGATGAATTATTGAATCGTTGGATTGTTCCATTGGAAAAACGTTATGACTTTTTGAATCTTCCCAGTGGCAAAAAAATCCAAGTTCCCTTTGATCAGCTCATTATCTTTTCTACGAATCTGGAACCGAAAGATCTTGTGGATGCAGCGTTTTTACGCCGTATCCCCTATAAGATTGAAGCCCTCGATCCCTCAGAAGAGGAATTTCGAGCACTCTTTGAATTGATGGCACCCTTGATGGGATTTCAATTTGATGAAACCGCATATCAATATTTGGTTGATCAACATTATAAAGCCGTCAATCGACCGTTTCGTGCCTGTCAGCCACGAGACCTGTTACTCCAGGTGAAAAATTTCTGTGTCTACAAACAGAAGCACAAGAAATTAACTCCTGAAGCATTTGACTTCGCGGTCGAAAATTACTTCTCGGTGATGTGA
- the asnB gene encoding asparagine synthase (glutamine-hydrolyzing): MCGIAGIIQSDRHTVSQAELQSMIDMLSHRGPDASGIKTCGTVGFAHSRLSIVDLAGGAQPMQSADGMLSITFNGEIYNHIELRAQLASRGYQFQTHSDTEVILYMYAEYGPDCVQQLNGQWAFAIHDERQQQVFLSRDRMGIRPLVYTQTPSRFIFASEIKALFTLPDVERKTDLTALNQLFTFWSPLPPRTFFANVFELPPAHSMIVKNGQLKIWQYWKLDYSPNEETRSLDDWAEELRALLIHATQLRLRADVNVGAYLSGGLDSSVTSAIIRNYTNAPLNTFSVVFNDKEYDESRYQQEMIQELGTEHQTVCCSYEDIGRVFPQVIQHTEKPVLRTAPAPMFLLSKLVHDNQFKVVMTGEGADEILGGYDLFKETKIRRFWSRQPDSKIRPLLLKRLYPYIKNLQAQSPAYLKAFFNIRPEDINSPFFSHLPRWELTSKLKTFFSNDVKQQMIDNDPLSDFSDQLPEQFSKWPSFCQAQFLETVNLMPGYILSSQGDRMAMGNSVEGRFPFLDYRVVEFAARIPIRFKMNGLNEKYLLKYALRDVIPESIRQRPKQPYRAPEAHSFIDTKKQAARFEYVDQLLSTNKLQENGLFNPTSVQRLVKKIEQGRAIGTRDNMALVGILSTQLLVEHMIDKQPIASGNNDPAIMKLLA; the protein is encoded by the coding sequence ATGTGTGGAATTGCGGGAATCATTCAGTCTGACCGACATACCGTCAGTCAGGCCGAATTGCAGTCTATGATTGACATGCTCAGTCATAGAGGTCCTGATGCTTCAGGAATCAAAACATGCGGCACTGTTGGATTCGCGCATAGTCGTCTGAGTATTGTTGATCTGGCTGGTGGCGCACAACCGATGCAGTCTGCCGATGGAATGCTTTCCATTACATTCAATGGTGAAATCTATAATCACATCGAACTTCGAGCGCAACTTGCAAGCCGAGGCTATCAATTCCAGACCCATTCCGATACGGAAGTGATTCTGTATATGTACGCTGAATACGGTCCTGACTGTGTTCAACAGTTGAATGGACAATGGGCCTTTGCAATCCATGACGAACGACAACAGCAGGTTTTTCTGTCGCGCGATCGTATGGGAATTCGGCCACTTGTTTATACACAGACACCATCACGATTCATTTTTGCTTCGGAAATCAAAGCACTGTTCACACTACCTGATGTGGAACGGAAAACAGACCTGACTGCGTTGAACCAGTTGTTTACGTTCTGGTCACCCCTTCCTCCACGAACATTTTTTGCGAACGTCTTCGAATTACCCCCTGCACACTCCATGATCGTCAAGAATGGTCAACTGAAAATCTGGCAATACTGGAAATTGGATTATAGTCCGAACGAAGAAACACGCTCACTCGATGATTGGGCTGAGGAACTGCGTGCTTTGCTGATTCATGCTACGCAGTTACGCTTACGTGCCGATGTTAATGTGGGTGCTTATTTAAGTGGCGGACTGGATTCATCCGTCACTTCAGCCATCATTCGAAACTACACCAATGCTCCCTTAAATACATTTTCCGTTGTATTTAATGACAAAGAGTACGATGAAAGCCGTTATCAACAGGAAATGATTCAGGAATTGGGAACCGAGCACCAAACCGTCTGCTGTTCCTACGAAGACATCGGACGAGTCTTTCCTCAAGTGATACAGCATACCGAAAAGCCAGTTCTGCGAACGGCTCCTGCCCCCATGTTCCTGCTGTCAAAGCTGGTACATGATAATCAGTTCAAAGTTGTGATGACCGGTGAAGGAGCTGATGAAATCCTGGGAGGTTACGATTTATTCAAAGAAACCAAAATCCGACGTTTCTGGAGTCGTCAACCCGATTCAAAAATTCGCCCCCTCCTGTTAAAGCGTCTTTATCCCTATATCAAAAATCTGCAGGCACAGTCCCCCGCTTATCTGAAAGCGTTCTTCAATATTCGTCCCGAAGATATTAACAGCCCGTTTTTCTCACATTTGCCGCGCTGGGAATTAACTTCCAAATTGAAAACATTTTTCAGCAACGATGTGAAACAACAAATGATAGACAACGATCCGTTATCAGACTTCTCAGACCAATTACCAGAACAGTTTTCAAAATGGCCATCATTCTGTCAGGCTCAGTTCCTCGAAACGGTCAACTTGATGCCGGGCTACATTTTATCCTCACAAGGTGATCGCATGGCGATGGGAAATTCAGTTGAAGGACGATTCCCGTTTCTGGACTACCGTGTGGTCGAATTTGCCGCGCGTATCCCCATTCGTTTTAAGATGAATGGACTAAATGAAAAGTACCTTCTGAAGTACGCGTTGCGTGACGTGATTCCTGAAAGTATTCGGCAACGTCCCAAACAACCTTATCGTGCGCCAGAAGCACATAGCTTCATTGACACAAAAAAACAGGCAGCCCGGTTCGAATACGTCGATCAACTCTTATCGACAAACAAACTGCAAGAAAACGGGTTGTTTAATCCAACCTCCGTACAACGTCTGGTAAAGAAAATCGAACAGGGTCGTGCGATCGGCACACGCGACAATATGGCACTGGTAGGAATTCTTTCTACACAACTCCTGGTCGAACATATGATTGACAAACAGCCAATTGCCTCTGGAAATAATGACCCTGCCATAATGAAGTTACTCGCATAA
- a CDS encoding sigma-70 family RNA polymerase sigma factor — translation MHRFDANLNSLFQEAEKQGFLTFQQVHTFLPDEGGDPALIEYIVLGLEERELDLIDDPNADIDEEMPAVEETVNTDTEESDASPEASEDSDEAAAIVEPETSLSSRDPIRMYLSQMGNIPLLSRSREIFLAKKIEITRKRFRRTVLESDFALKIAIDTLEKVYAGELPFERTLRTSDTEDATKDQIMGRMPFNIATLKALLEKSFDDFQLLNSGELTKPQQREVQKRMMIRRQKMATLCEELCLRTQRLQPVLKRIHQIAGRLREVQEQLNDYKQLRHKSTDTRLLEREISELTNMVVESSEDFQTRSREIKRRFDDWTEAKQQLSGGNLRLVVSIAKKYRNRGLSFLDLIQEGNAGLMRGVEKYEYRRGYKFSTYATWWIRQAITRAVADHARTIRIPVHMFQSISTLKARSEQIRQETGREPTMEELADSVGLGVEETERIMKTWKHPISLDTPVGESEDSSFGDFLEDGHESSPADAAMREMLKDKIEHVLKSLTYREREIIRLRYGLGDGYSYTLEETGRIFKVTRERIRQIESKALRKLQHQTRSAHLRGFVDAIFPNKEDEENEVEEGAESEQESPTMAGVAE, via the coding sequence GTGCACCGTTTCGATGCCAATCTGAATTCACTATTTCAGGAAGCGGAAAAACAAGGTTTTTTAACATTTCAACAGGTACATACTTTTCTCCCTGATGAAGGGGGCGATCCTGCCCTGATCGAGTATATTGTACTGGGGCTGGAAGAACGTGAACTTGATCTGATCGATGATCCGAACGCGGACATCGATGAGGAAATGCCAGCTGTCGAGGAAACAGTAAATACCGACACCGAAGAGTCTGATGCTTCGCCAGAAGCAAGCGAAGACTCTGATGAAGCTGCCGCAATTGTCGAGCCCGAAACATCCCTTTCTTCACGCGATCCAATTCGCATGTATCTCAGCCAGATGGGGAACATCCCGTTGTTGAGCCGGTCACGTGAAATCTTCCTTGCTAAGAAGATCGAGATTACTCGCAAGCGGTTCCGGCGTACCGTGCTCGAATCCGATTTTGCCCTCAAAATTGCGATCGATACGCTAGAAAAAGTCTATGCAGGCGAACTTCCTTTTGAGAGAACTTTAAGAACCTCTGATACGGAAGATGCCACGAAAGACCAGATCATGGGGAGGATGCCTTTTAATATTGCCACCCTGAAAGCACTACTCGAGAAAAGTTTTGATGACTTTCAGCTTTTAAACTCAGGTGAACTAACGAAGCCTCAGCAGCGCGAAGTACAGAAACGCATGATGATTCGTCGTCAAAAAATGGCAACGCTTTGTGAAGAGCTCTGTCTGCGTACCCAACGTCTACAACCAGTGCTGAAGCGAATTCATCAAATTGCCGGACGATTACGAGAGGTTCAAGAACAGCTCAATGACTATAAACAATTACGGCATAAATCTACTGATACTCGCCTGCTGGAGCGTGAAATTTCAGAACTGACCAACATGGTTGTTGAGTCATCTGAAGACTTTCAAACTCGTTCACGCGAAATCAAACGCCGATTCGATGATTGGACAGAGGCCAAACAGCAGCTTTCAGGTGGAAACCTGCGGCTGGTTGTTTCGATTGCCAAAAAATATCGAAATCGTGGTCTGAGCTTCCTGGATTTGATCCAGGAAGGAAACGCGGGCTTGATGCGTGGTGTAGAAAAATATGAGTATCGTCGAGGCTATAAGTTTTCGACTTATGCCACATGGTGGATTCGTCAGGCGATTACGCGTGCTGTTGCTGACCATGCCCGAACGATTCGAATTCCCGTCCATATGTTCCAGAGTATTTCCACTCTGAAAGCACGAAGCGAACAGATTCGTCAGGAAACGGGACGCGAACCAACGATGGAAGAACTCGCAGATTCCGTCGGTTTGGGAGTTGAAGAGACGGAACGAATCATGAAGACCTGGAAGCATCCCATTAGTCTTGATACTCCTGTGGGAGAAAGCGAAGACAGTAGCTTTGGCGATTTTCTGGAAGATGGTCACGAGTCCTCTCCAGCTGATGCCGCTATGCGTGAGATGTTGAAAGACAAAATCGAACATGTTCTCAAGAGTCTCACTTACCGCGAACGCGAAATCATTCGCCTGCGTTATGGTCTGGGTGATGGTTATAGCTACACTCTGGAAGAAACGGGGCGAATTTTCAAAGTGACTCGTGAGCGTATTCGTCAGATCGAGTCAAAAGCGCTGCGAAAACTCCAGCATCAAACCCGAAGTGCCCATCTCAGAGGATTTGTGGATGCGATCTTCCCCAATAAGGAAGATGAGGAGAACGAAGTAGAAGAGGGCGCTGAGTCCGAACAGGAATCACCAACGATGGCTGGTGTTGCTGAATAA
- a CDS encoding class I adenylate-forming enzyme family protein produces the protein MLLQSFLEYSAQFDPNKIALIVDQRRYTYLEIEQQSNRLAHAFLKRGLKRGNRVVIHLDNTLEATVAVFAVLKAGGVFVMVNPTTKIDKLTYVLNNCQAHALIIPDKKRNTLFEHSDLLPHLKTVITVGSNSESKANNDLQMPQFDSWVQLQAEFADCITPPPITAISIDLAALVYTSGSTGNPKGVMLTHLNMTSAARSITTYLMNESNDIILNVLPLSFDYGLYQLLMAFRVGATLVLEKSFTYPHAVLQRIIDEKVTGFPLVPTMSAILLKMDLSKYDFSKLRYITNTGAALPTEHILTFRKRLPHVQIFSMYGLTECKRVSYLPLDQVDIRTGSVGIAMPDTEVFIVDDAGHRLPPEHVGELVVRGANVMKGYWEAPEQTAERLRPAELPNEMYLYTGDLFRMDKEGYLYFVGRRDDIIKSRGEKVSPKEVENVLFAHERISEAAIMGDPDPVLGQSIRAIITLMPDQELSEKEALAYCRKHLEDFMVPQKIEFRDELPKSPNGKVDKKQLVLP, from the coding sequence TTGTTACTGCAATCATTTCTAGAATACAGTGCCCAATTTGATCCCAATAAAATCGCGCTGATCGTTGATCAGAGGCGATACACCTATTTGGAGATAGAACAGCAAAGCAATCGACTCGCACATGCATTCTTGAAGCGAGGACTAAAGCGTGGCAACCGAGTTGTCATCCACCTGGATAATACACTCGAAGCCACTGTTGCTGTCTTTGCTGTTCTAAAAGCGGGAGGTGTCTTTGTGATGGTGAATCCCACCACAAAGATTGATAAGTTGACCTATGTTCTGAATAACTGTCAGGCACACGCGCTGATCATTCCCGATAAAAAACGTAACACGCTTTTTGAACACAGCGACCTGTTACCACATTTGAAAACAGTGATTACTGTCGGCTCTAACTCAGAGAGTAAAGCAAACAACGACCTGCAAATGCCGCAGTTTGATTCCTGGGTACAGCTTCAGGCTGAATTTGCAGATTGTATTACGCCACCACCCATTACTGCGATCAGTATCGATTTAGCAGCCCTGGTTTATACATCGGGTTCAACGGGAAATCCTAAAGGTGTGATGCTGACTCATCTCAACATGACATCTGCGGCACGTTCTATCACGACTTATTTAATGAATGAGTCGAATGACATAATTTTGAATGTACTTCCACTCTCATTTGATTACGGACTTTACCAGTTACTGATGGCGTTTCGTGTGGGCGCCACATTGGTACTGGAAAAATCGTTTACTTATCCACACGCTGTTTTACAGAGAATTATTGACGAAAAAGTGACCGGTTTTCCGCTGGTCCCCACCATGTCTGCCATTCTACTGAAAATGGATTTATCGAAGTACGATTTTTCCAAACTACGATATATCACGAATACCGGCGCTGCCTTGCCAACCGAGCATATTCTGACCTTCCGAAAACGTCTGCCACACGTGCAGATTTTTTCTATGTATGGTCTCACAGAATGCAAAAGGGTCTCTTACCTTCCTTTGGATCAGGTCGATATCAGGACCGGATCAGTGGGCATCGCCATGCCCGATACGGAAGTCTTTATTGTGGACGATGCGGGACATCGACTGCCACCGGAACATGTCGGCGAGCTAGTTGTACGCGGTGCCAACGTGATGAAAGGCTATTGGGAAGCTCCTGAACAGACGGCAGAACGCTTAAGACCAGCAGAGCTTCCCAATGAAATGTATCTCTACACTGGTGATTTATTCCGCATGGATAAAGAAGGCTATTTATATTTCGTCGGCAGACGAGATGACATCATCAAAAGTCGCGGCGAAAAAGTCAGTCCGAAAGAAGTTGAAAATGTGCTCTTTGCACATGAGCGTATTTCTGAAGCCGCCATCATGGGTGATCCTGATCCAGTTCTGGGGCAATCCATCCGGGCAATCATCACGCTGATGCCTGACCAGGAATTATCCGAAAAGGAAGCTCTAGCTTACTGTCGCAAACACCTCGAGGATTTTATGGTTCCCCAAAAAATTGAATTCCGCGACGAATTGCCTAAGTCACCCAACGGCAAAGTCGACAAAAAACAGTTAGTGCTTCCCTGA
- a CDS encoding citrate synthase has translation MSADDIEKTSSETVKGLKGINAADSSICLVNGTEGKLLYRGYNIDDLAENATFEEISFLLLKGELPTADELTKYQESLKQHRTIPTELIEALKKLPPTAPPMALLRSMTSLAGVYDEDAESEDVEKRLEISIKLISQIPTIVAAIHRVRKGLEPVAPDPSLCHAGNFMYMLNGEKPSQDATRAMDLILTLHAEHGLNASTFTSRVIIATLPDIYSAITGAIGALKGKLHGGANTEVLKTLFEIGSMENIAPYVKKVRAEKGKFMGFGHAVYQVEDPRAKHLKELSRRLGKETGEPKWYEMSIEMEKLVYAEISRNCNVDFYSASLQHYMGIPGDLFTCIFAASRIAGWCAHILEQLDGNKIIRPNANYIGYEERPYVSVGQR, from the coding sequence ATGAGCGCAGACGACATAGAGAAAACATCAAGCGAAACTGTCAAAGGGCTTAAAGGGATTAATGCAGCCGACAGTTCAATCTGTTTAGTCAACGGAACCGAAGGGAAATTACTATATCGCGGATACAACATCGATGATTTGGCTGAGAATGCGACATTTGAAGAAATCTCCTTCCTGTTGTTAAAAGGCGAACTTCCCACGGCTGATGAACTGACAAAATATCAGGAGAGCTTGAAGCAGCATCGAACTATTCCAACCGAATTGATTGAAGCTCTCAAAAAGCTGCCTCCAACGGCTCCCCCTATGGCACTTCTCAGGTCTATGACTTCTTTAGCAGGCGTTTACGATGAGGATGCTGAATCGGAAGATGTCGAAAAGCGGCTAGAGATTTCCATCAAATTGATTTCACAAATTCCGACGATTGTGGCAGCCATCCATCGAGTGCGTAAGGGGCTGGAGCCTGTGGCTCCTGATCCTAGCTTGTGCCATGCGGGAAACTTTATGTATATGCTCAATGGAGAAAAGCCGAGCCAAGACGCCACTCGCGCAATGGATCTTATTTTAACGTTGCACGCTGAGCATGGATTAAACGCGAGCACGTTTACCAGTCGCGTGATTATTGCGACGCTTCCCGATATCTATTCTGCCATCACAGGTGCCATCGGCGCTCTGAAGGGGAAGCTGCATGGGGGTGCCAATACAGAAGTGCTAAAAACACTCTTCGAAATTGGATCGATGGAAAACATCGCCCCTTACGTGAAAAAAGTTCGCGCAGAGAAAGGAAAGTTTATGGGATTTGGCCATGCGGTCTATCAGGTAGAAGACCCACGTGCCAAGCACCTAAAAGAGCTTTCGCGGCGCTTAGGCAAAGAGACCGGAGAGCCGAAGTGGTATGAGATGTCCATCGAAATGGAAAAACTCGTCTACGCAGAAATTTCCCGAAATTGTAATGTCGATTTCTATTCTGCCAGTCTCCAACACTATATGGGAATTCCCGGCGATTTGTTTACCTGCATTTTCGCAGCCAGCCGCATTGCTGGTTGGTGTGCCCATATTCTTGAGCAACTTGATGGAAACAAAATTATCAGACCCAATGCCAATTATATTGGCTATGAAGAACGTCCTTATGTTTCCGTTGGTCAACGATAG
- a CDS encoding enoyl-ACP reductase, giving the protein MGLFEGKKGLVFGIANDHSIAWAITEKLYDEGAEMAFTHLPDKDPERPRMERRLRKLVEPRGARIMVPCDVTKDEDIDKVFEIVKEEYGEIDFLLHSIAYAPMDDLKGPVANVSRDGFKLSMEISVYSLIAIANRAQHILKPGGSLLTLSYLGGEKVIPGYNIMGVCKSALENSIKYLANELGPQGIRVNSLSAGPLKTLSSSAVGEFDMMMKLYQTMSPLRKNIIPEDVGKSGMYLLSDLSSGVTGENHHVDSGYHVMGAPPIELQQQG; this is encoded by the coding sequence ATGGGTCTTTTTGAAGGCAAAAAAGGTTTGGTTTTTGGAATTGCCAATGACCACTCAATTGCATGGGCCATTACAGAGAAGCTTTATGACGAAGGGGCAGAGATGGCTTTCACTCACCTTCCTGATAAAGATCCCGAGCGTCCGCGCATGGAACGGCGTTTGAGAAAACTCGTTGAACCCAGGGGGGCCAGGATCATGGTCCCCTGTGATGTCACCAAGGATGAAGACATTGATAAAGTATTCGAAATCGTAAAAGAAGAATACGGGGAGATCGATTTCTTACTGCATTCGATCGCGTATGCTCCGATGGACGATCTCAAAGGACCTGTTGCCAACGTGAGTCGAGATGGTTTCAAGCTCTCCATGGAAATCAGTGTCTATAGTCTCATTGCGATCGCGAATCGTGCGCAACACATTCTTAAGCCTGGTGGGAGTTTACTGACACTGAGCTACCTGGGGGGAGAAAAAGTGATCCCCGGTTATAACATTATGGGTGTCTGTAAGTCCGCACTTGAAAATTCCATCAAATATCTGGCCAATGAGTTAGGTCCGCAGGGCATTCGCGTCAACAGCTTAAGTGCCGGCCCACTTAAGACACTTAGTTCATCAGCCGTTGGTGAATTCGATATGATGATGAAGCTTTATCAGACCATGTCGCCACTTCGCAAGAATATCATCCCTGAAGATGTTGGTAAATCAGGAATGTATTTGTTAAGTGACCTTTCGAGTGGTGTTACCGGGGAAAACCATCACGTCGATTCGGGGTACCATGTCATGGGGGCCCCTCCGATCGAATTACAACAACAGGGATAA